The following proteins are encoded in a genomic region of Sorangiineae bacterium MSr12523:
- a CDS encoding RNA polymerase sigma factor codes for MMRVGSFTPTEVELSLPAEQEPEALDIARLKRGEASALADVYRRYHTKLRIFAQRFLGDSAAAEDLVHDVFVALPGSIARFRGEGSLEGFLFSIAINISRHHVRSAIRRRAAMAKLAVIPAKDSGDPERDTSRRQLAGALQRALDQLSHEHRATFVLSEVEGRAAAEVASILGTPEATIRTRVFYAKRKLRELLTAGGHT; via the coding sequence ATGATGCGTGTTGGCTCCTTCACCCCCACGGAAGTCGAATTGTCACTGCCCGCGGAGCAGGAGCCCGAGGCGCTGGACATTGCCCGCCTGAAGCGAGGCGAGGCCTCGGCCCTCGCCGATGTGTACCGTCGCTACCACACGAAGCTGCGCATCTTCGCCCAACGCTTTCTGGGCGATTCCGCGGCGGCGGAAGATCTGGTGCACGACGTCTTCGTCGCCCTGCCGGGCTCCATCGCGCGGTTTCGCGGGGAGGGCTCGCTCGAAGGGTTTCTCTTTTCGATCGCGATCAACATTTCGCGGCACCACGTGCGCTCGGCCATCCGGCGGCGCGCGGCCATGGCCAAGCTGGCGGTCATCCCTGCGAAGGACTCGGGCGATCCCGAGCGGGATACGTCGCGGCGGCAGCTGGCGGGGGCGCTGCAACGGGCGCTCGATCAATTGAGCCACGAGCATCGCGCCACCTTCGTCTTGAGCGAGGTGGAGGGGCGGGCCGCCGCCGAGGTCGCGAGCATTCTCGGCACACCCGAGGCCACGATTCGAACGCGCGTTTTCTACGCGAAGCGGAAGCTGCGCGAGCTCCTGACGGCAGGGGGGCACACATGA
- a CDS encoding AraC family transcriptional regulator translates to MYREYAPGPPLAPYVECFWTKRIDVSRTLVRHRVLPDGCMDILFYLDGRHGEVREGLVVGTMTRALLVDESASGERVVAVRFRPGAAIAFLATPAHELTDRNIALSDIWRDTDPLRERLRTATSLAACVGELERALLLRLAGRAARPLDPLIGAAVGALRRVQDEPPRIGELARSLGVSRQHLAQKFKIHVGIGPKEFERVVRMTRLTERLLAPGRPKSTAELAYDLGYYDQAHMIHEFKALTGLTPREYASDVRDSIFPIQEPGADAHSPV, encoded by the coding sequence GTGTACCGTGAATACGCCCCTGGCCCGCCGCTCGCGCCCTACGTCGAGTGCTTCTGGACGAAGCGCATCGATGTGAGTCGCACGCTCGTGCGTCATCGCGTCCTGCCGGACGGGTGCATGGATATTCTCTTTTACCTGGATGGCCGGCACGGCGAAGTCCGCGAGGGCCTCGTGGTGGGCACCATGACGCGGGCACTCCTCGTCGACGAATCGGCGTCGGGCGAGCGCGTGGTCGCGGTTCGCTTTCGGCCGGGCGCGGCCATCGCATTCCTCGCCACGCCGGCGCACGAGCTCACGGACAGGAACATCGCGCTGAGCGATATCTGGCGCGATACCGATCCCCTTCGCGAACGCCTGCGCACGGCGACCTCCCTGGCGGCGTGTGTCGGCGAGCTGGAACGCGCCCTTCTTCTTCGCCTTGCCGGAAGGGCCGCGCGTCCGCTCGATCCGCTCATCGGCGCCGCGGTTGGCGCATTACGTCGGGTGCAGGACGAGCCACCGCGCATCGGCGAGCTCGCACGCAGCCTGGGCGTCAGCCGGCAGCACCTCGCGCAGAAGTTCAAGATCCACGTGGGCATCGGCCCCAAGGAATTCGAGCGCGTCGTGCGCATGACCCGCCTCACCGAGCGCCTGCTTGCCCCCGGCCGCCCCAAGAGCACGGCGGAACTCGCCTACGATCTCGGCTACTACGACCAGGCGCACATGATTCACGAATTCAAGGCGCTCACCGGGCTCACCCCACGCGAATACGCGTCGGACGTGCGCGATTCCATTTTTCCAATACAGGAACCGGGGGCGGACGCACACTCACCGGTATGA
- a CDS encoding ABC transporter ATP-binding protein, translating to MPVPILRADGLVRDLGNGVRHRVLDHVDVSVHEGEFLALTGPSGSGKSTLLYLLGALDRPTEGRILLGDLEVSALDDDERARLRGERLGFVFQFHFLLPELSVLENIVVPLWRRGGSPREALEARAMDVLGALGLADLAGRRPHQLSGGQQQRVSIARAIAGRPSVLLADEPTGNLDSKNGEIVMDIFRHLAERERMAIVMVTHEMGFAARTHRQIELRDGKIVSERH from the coding sequence ATGCCTGTCCCCATTCTCCGTGCCGACGGCCTCGTACGCGATCTGGGCAACGGCGTCCGCCACCGCGTGCTCGACCACGTCGATGTATCGGTGCACGAAGGCGAATTCCTCGCACTGACGGGGCCGAGTGGATCGGGCAAGTCCACCTTGCTCTATCTGCTGGGCGCGCTCGATCGCCCCACCGAGGGACGCATCTTGCTGGGGGACCTCGAGGTGAGCGCGCTCGACGACGACGAGCGCGCCCGGCTGCGCGGAGAGCGCCTCGGCTTCGTGTTCCAGTTTCATTTCCTGCTGCCCGAGCTCTCGGTGCTGGAAAACATCGTCGTTCCACTCTGGCGTCGAGGAGGCAGCCCGCGCGAAGCCCTGGAGGCGCGCGCCATGGACGTGCTGGGTGCGCTCGGGCTGGCCGATCTCGCGGGGCGGCGGCCGCATCAACTTTCCGGCGGGCAGCAGCAGCGTGTCTCGATTGCGCGCGCCATCGCGGGGCGGCCGAGCGTGCTCCTTGCGGACGAGCCCACCGGCAACCTCGATTCGAAGAATGGCGAAATCGTCATGGATATCTTCCGCCATCTCGCCGAGCGCGAGCGCATGGCCATCGTGATGGTGACCCACGAGATGGGGTTTGCCGCGCGCACCCACCGCCAAATCGAGCTGCGCGATGGAAAAATCGTTTCCGAGCGGCATTAG
- a CDS encoding ATP-binding protein: protein MSTRRPRQRFMRSKHAQVLREQSRRIRHLEWQLRNAEAQHTLAKSEAEVMQHVSRRFQETGIIGVVYWRSDGTITYCNDALLGMLGYSRKEFERDGLDWKTLTLSEFAHVDDQAFVQMNELGYCRPYEKAYRAKDGHTVPIQIGSAYWEGTTDGGVSWILDCSERKRAEAERDRLLAAEQIARREAEEANAAKDEFLAVVSHELRTPLTAILGWAKLLKAGPVTPAIQERALETIERNAQLQARLIDDILDVSRIIAGKLALDRRVVSIGEIVEAAADSLRPSFRDKNVHLAVDIDAGLPPVLADANRLQQVVWNVMQNALKFTPVGGHVGVHAFRRSAGEVAVEIVDTGQGIKAEFLPRIFERFRQADSSATRVHRGLGLGLAIVHQLVTLHGGNVWAASDGPGRGAKLTIELPASALPVARPEVKARRVRARRLDGVHVLVVDDEPDIRELVSEILSEHGARTTVVASVDEAMDVACRDRPDVVVSDIAMPKADGFDLIRRLKTLDGQHGHPMRVCALSALATPQDRARIRTAGFDAHLSKPVWPDKLVETVFRLSCEGADAEPMPLSEPA from the coding sequence GTGAGTACGAGGCGACCCCGGCAGCGCTTCATGCGCTCGAAACACGCCCAAGTGCTGCGCGAGCAGAGTCGGCGTATTCGGCATTTGGAGTGGCAACTGAGAAATGCCGAAGCACAGCACACGCTGGCCAAGTCCGAGGCGGAGGTGATGCAGCACGTCTCGCGACGGTTTCAGGAAACGGGCATCATCGGCGTCGTTTATTGGCGAAGCGATGGCACGATTACGTATTGCAACGACGCGCTGCTCGGAATGCTCGGGTATTCACGCAAGGAATTCGAACGCGACGGCCTCGATTGGAAAACGCTGACGCTGTCCGAATTCGCGCATGTGGACGATCAGGCCTTCGTCCAAATGAACGAACTGGGCTATTGCCGCCCGTACGAAAAGGCCTATCGCGCCAAGGACGGGCACACCGTTCCAATCCAGATCGGTTCGGCGTACTGGGAGGGGACGACCGACGGCGGCGTCTCTTGGATTCTCGATTGTAGCGAACGCAAGCGGGCCGAGGCCGAGCGCGATCGATTGCTCGCCGCGGAACAAATCGCACGGCGCGAGGCCGAGGAGGCCAATGCGGCGAAGGACGAGTTTCTCGCGGTGGTGTCGCACGAATTGCGAACGCCGCTGACCGCCATTTTGGGTTGGGCAAAACTCTTGAAGGCGGGGCCGGTCACGCCGGCGATTCAGGAGCGCGCGCTCGAGACCATCGAGCGCAATGCGCAGCTCCAGGCGAGGCTCATCGACGACATTCTCGATGTATCGCGCATCATCGCGGGCAAGCTCGCGCTCGATCGGCGGGTGGTATCCATCGGAGAAATCGTGGAGGCGGCGGCCGATTCGCTGCGTCCGTCGTTCCGCGACAAGAACGTGCACCTTGCGGTGGACATCGATGCGGGGCTGCCGCCTGTGTTGGCGGACGCGAATCGGTTGCAGCAGGTGGTGTGGAACGTCATGCAGAATGCCTTGAAGTTCACGCCGGTGGGCGGGCACGTCGGGGTGCATGCGTTTCGGCGCTCCGCTGGGGAGGTGGCCGTCGAGATCGTCGACACCGGGCAGGGCATCAAGGCGGAGTTTCTGCCGCGAATTTTCGAGCGATTCCGTCAGGCGGACAGCTCGGCGACGCGCGTGCATCGGGGCCTGGGGCTCGGGCTGGCCATCGTGCACCAGTTGGTGACGTTGCACGGCGGCAACGTGTGGGCGGCGAGCGACGGGCCAGGGCGGGGTGCCAAGTTGACGATCGAGCTGCCGGCGAGTGCGTTGCCCGTAGCGCGCCCGGAGGTGAAGGCGCGGCGCGTGCGCGCGCGTCGCTTGGACGGGGTGCACGTGCTGGTGGTGGACGACGAGCCGGACATCCGCGAGCTGGTGTCGGAGATTCTCTCGGAGCACGGGGCGCGCACCACGGTGGTGGCCTCGGTGGACGAGGCGATGGATGTGGCCTGCCGCGACCGACCCGACGTGGTGGTGAGCGACATTGCGATGCCGAAGGCCGATGGTTTCGATTTGATTCGGCGGCTGAAGACCCTGGACGGGCAGCACGGGCACCCGATGAGGGTGTGCGCGCTGTCGGCGCTGGCCACCCCGCAGGATCGCGCGCGCATTCGCACGGCCGGGTTCGATGCGCACCTATCGAAGCCGGTGTGGCCGGACAAACTGGTCGAAACGGTGTTTCGCCTTTCCTGCGAGGGCGCAGACGCCGAGCCCATGCCGCTCTCCGAGCCTGCGTAG
- a CDS encoding MHS family MFS transporter: MTNSVSDKRAIVKVAVASFVGTAIEWYDFFLYGTAAALVFNKLFFPKFDPLMGTLLSFATFAVGFVARPVGGVVFGHYGDRIGRKAMLSLTLLIMGLATFAIGLLPTYDSVGVLAPIALVTLRLLQGFGLGGEWGGAVLMAVEHAPPNRRGFYGSWPQTGVPAGLLLSTGTFALVSRMSESEFLAWGWRIPFLATVVLVGVGAFIRFHVVESPAFAQVKEEKQEAKLPILEVLRKYKKSVALAMGARLAENAFFYIYTTFVLAYATEQLKVARQTVLTGVLLAAAIDLAAIPFFGYLSDRFGRRPVYMFGAAFSLLFVCPFFWLVDTARPELLWCAIIVGVSVGHAAMYGPQASFFSELFGARVRYSGASLGYQLASVLAGGLSPMIAASLLRSAGGSWWSVAVYMMGLAVLTLVAVYFASETATVNPGPPPPKDGGFKDEPTMLVPRASMDRS; the protein is encoded by the coding sequence ATGACAAATTCCGTTTCCGATAAGCGCGCCATCGTGAAAGTCGCCGTCGCCAGCTTCGTGGGCACGGCCATCGAATGGTACGACTTCTTTCTCTACGGCACGGCCGCGGCGCTGGTCTTCAACAAGCTATTCTTCCCCAAATTCGATCCGCTCATGGGCACGTTGCTCTCGTTTGCGACGTTTGCCGTCGGCTTCGTGGCCCGCCCGGTCGGCGGCGTCGTCTTTGGCCACTACGGCGATCGCATCGGCCGCAAAGCGATGCTCAGTTTGACGTTGCTCATCATGGGCCTGGCCACCTTCGCCATCGGCCTTTTGCCCACGTACGACAGCGTCGGCGTTCTTGCGCCCATTGCGCTGGTGACGTTGCGGCTCTTGCAGGGATTCGGCCTCGGTGGCGAGTGGGGCGGCGCCGTTCTCATGGCCGTCGAACACGCCCCGCCGAACCGTCGCGGCTTCTACGGCAGCTGGCCGCAAACCGGCGTTCCAGCCGGCCTGCTCCTCTCGACGGGCACCTTTGCCCTCGTCTCGCGCATGTCCGAAAGCGAGTTCCTCGCGTGGGGCTGGCGCATTCCCTTCCTTGCCACGGTGGTCCTGGTCGGGGTGGGCGCGTTCATTCGGTTCCACGTGGTGGAAAGCCCCGCCTTCGCGCAAGTGAAAGAGGAGAAGCAGGAGGCGAAGCTCCCCATTTTGGAGGTGCTGCGCAAATACAAGAAGAGCGTGGCCCTGGCCATGGGCGCGCGGCTCGCCGAAAACGCCTTCTTCTACATCTACACGACGTTCGTACTGGCCTATGCCACCGAGCAACTCAAGGTCGCGCGCCAAACGGTGCTCACCGGTGTGCTGCTCGCCGCAGCGATCGATCTCGCGGCCATTCCCTTCTTCGGATACCTCTCGGACCGCTTTGGACGAAGGCCGGTGTACATGTTCGGCGCCGCCTTCTCGCTTCTCTTCGTCTGCCCATTCTTCTGGCTCGTCGACACCGCACGGCCCGAACTTCTCTGGTGCGCCATCATCGTCGGCGTCTCCGTCGGGCATGCCGCCATGTACGGTCCCCAGGCCAGCTTTTTCTCCGAGCTCTTCGGCGCGCGCGTTCGTTACAGCGGCGCCTCGTTGGGCTACCAGCTGGCCTCCGTCCTCGCCGGCGGCCTCTCCCCGATGATCGCCGCGAGCCTTCTGCGCAGCGCCGGCGGTTCCTGGTGGAGCGTCGCCGTCTACATGATGGGCCTCGCGGTGTTGACGCTCGTCGCCGTCTACTTCGCCTCGGAAACGGCCACGGTGAATCCGGGCCCTCCGCCTCCCAAGGATGGTGGATTCAAGGACGAGCCCACCATGCTCGTGCCGCGCGCCTCGATGGATCGCTCGTGA
- a CDS encoding efflux RND transporter periplasmic adaptor subunit, with the protein MTKKWKTRGIIAAVVLLVGGGAAGASLTRRIDVVVTPVVRGRAVDAVYATGTVEAERRVTVKAKTAGPIAELPVTEGDAVRHAQLLARVDDPAAAFELRRGQVEAQAAVARHAPQLATVRAKRAALESQLHAAQREMDRADRLVHTGAIGKADWDRTHDDVVELTAQLEAVRAEERAQRIDLEANAGRAQAAVRSLASKVSDADVRAPQDGVVLARYVEAGEVVAVNQPLFKVGDPAQLLLEVSIDEADIGRVHDGSTGVPSRVAASLHAFPGRTFAGHVVKVMPDADREKKSYLAKVQLDEKVDGLRSGMTAEVNIIVIEKPNALLAPADAIQDGQVWVIEDGRAVRRKVTVGIHDLLRAEILSGLAEGDRTVVGGADKLTRDGARVRVTEKAP; encoded by the coding sequence ATGACGAAAAAGTGGAAGACACGTGGAATCATCGCCGCCGTGGTGCTCCTCGTCGGGGGCGGCGCCGCCGGCGCGAGCCTCACGCGCCGCATCGACGTGGTGGTCACCCCCGTGGTGCGCGGGCGCGCCGTCGATGCGGTGTACGCCACCGGCACCGTCGAGGCCGAGCGCCGCGTCACCGTCAAAGCGAAGACGGCCGGCCCCATCGCCGAGCTGCCCGTCACCGAGGGCGATGCGGTTCGCCATGCGCAGCTCCTCGCGCGGGTCGACGATCCCGCGGCGGCGTTCGAACTGCGCCGCGGCCAGGTGGAGGCACAAGCCGCGGTGGCGCGGCACGCCCCGCAGCTTGCCACGGTGCGGGCCAAGCGCGCTGCGCTCGAGAGCCAACTGCACGCCGCCCAGCGCGAAATGGATCGCGCCGATCGGCTCGTCCACACGGGCGCCATCGGCAAGGCGGACTGGGACCGCACGCACGACGACGTCGTGGAGCTCACCGCGCAGCTCGAGGCCGTACGCGCCGAGGAGCGCGCCCAGCGCATCGACCTCGAGGCCAACGCAGGCCGCGCCCAAGCCGCGGTGCGTTCCCTCGCCAGCAAAGTGTCCGATGCCGACGTGCGCGCACCGCAGGACGGCGTGGTGCTCGCGCGCTACGTCGAGGCGGGCGAGGTCGTCGCGGTGAATCAGCCGCTCTTCAAGGTGGGCGATCCCGCGCAGCTCTTGCTCGAGGTCAGCATCGACGAGGCGGACATCGGCCGGGTGCACGACGGCAGCACCGGCGTCCCCTCGCGCGTCGCGGCAAGCCTTCACGCATTCCCGGGCCGCACCTTCGCGGGCCACGTCGTCAAAGTCATGCCCGACGCCGATCGCGAGAAAAAGAGCTACCTGGCGAAGGTGCAGCTCGACGAAAAGGTCGACGGCCTTCGCAGCGGCATGACCGCCGAGGTGAACATCATCGTCATCGAAAAGCCCAACGCGCTGCTCGCCCCGGCCGACGCCATCCAGGATGGCCAGGTGTGGGTCATCGAAGACGGCCGCGCCGTGCGGCGCAAGGTCACGGTGGGCATTCACGACTTGCTCCGCGCCGAGATCCTTTCGGGCCTCGCCGAGGGCGATCGCACCGTCGTCGGCGGCGCCGACAAGCTCACGCGCGACGGCGCCCGCGTGCGCGTCACCGAGAAGGCACCCTGA
- a CDS encoding ABC transporter permease: protein MRVVAFLALRQLWERRVLSLIAILAVTLGVTTLIAMRGIQLGYRNKFLQTITRVTPQVAITDKELTTEPPLLARHLGDFVAAHVAHEAKDDRQSRIKRPTEILHAARSLEGVRAAAPSVSGSALLTYAGQELPCELRGIEPLAQDDVTAIRDYIVDGTWTEFAQSRDGVLLGTGAAQKLGVKVGDTVVLVGPRSVRALGKVMGTFSFAVQSIDDSRVMVPLKMGQTVLSRPDIVSRIEVRIDDAETANIYAERMQRLFGIEVESWQKANASFLGVFAVQDIVTAFIIASILVVGGFGILAVQIMMVLQKTRDVALLRATGFRRGDILGLFLLQGAIVALIGAAIGSFFGHELLTAVSHITLKTNTAYGTADTMLVDDDPRMYLYGALFALVIGLLASAIPAVRGSRIEPVDVLRGMVT, encoded by the coding sequence ATGCGCGTCGTCGCCTTTCTCGCGCTGCGCCAGCTCTGGGAGCGGCGCGTGCTGAGCCTCATCGCCATCCTCGCGGTCACCTTGGGCGTCACCACGTTGATTGCCATGCGGGGCATCCAGCTCGGCTACCGGAACAAGTTTCTGCAAACGATCACCCGCGTCACCCCGCAGGTGGCCATCACCGACAAAGAGCTCACGACCGAGCCTCCCCTTTTGGCGCGCCACCTCGGCGACTTCGTCGCTGCGCACGTGGCCCACGAGGCCAAAGACGATCGCCAAAGCCGCATCAAGCGCCCCACGGAGATCCTGCACGCCGCGCGCAGCCTCGAGGGCGTGCGCGCCGCGGCGCCGTCGGTGAGCGGCTCCGCGCTGCTCACGTACGCCGGGCAGGAGCTTCCCTGCGAGCTGCGCGGCATCGAGCCCTTGGCCCAGGACGACGTCACGGCCATCCGCGACTACATCGTGGACGGCACATGGACCGAGTTCGCCCAATCGCGCGACGGCGTGCTGCTCGGCACCGGCGCCGCGCAAAAGCTCGGCGTGAAGGTCGGCGACACCGTGGTCCTCGTCGGCCCCCGCAGCGTGCGCGCACTGGGCAAAGTCATGGGCACCTTCTCCTTCGCCGTGCAGAGCATCGACGATTCACGCGTCATGGTGCCGCTCAAAATGGGCCAAACGGTGCTCTCCCGGCCGGACATCGTGAGCCGCATCGAGGTGCGCATCGACGATGCGGAGACCGCGAATATCTACGCCGAGCGCATGCAGCGCCTCTTCGGCATCGAGGTGGAGAGCTGGCAGAAGGCCAACGCGAGCTTTCTCGGTGTCTTCGCCGTCCAGGACATCGTCACCGCGTTCATCATCGCCTCCATCCTCGTCGTCGGCGGATTCGGCATCCTTGCGGTTCAAATCATGATGGTGCTGCAAAAGACACGCGACGTGGCGCTCCTGCGCGCCACCGGGTTTCGCCGCGGCGACATCCTCGGGTTGTTCCTTTTGCAGGGCGCCATCGTCGCGCTCATTGGCGCCGCCATCGGGAGCTTCTTCGGGCACGAGCTCCTCACCGCGGTGTCGCACATCACGTTGAAGACCAACACCGCGTACGGCACGGCGGACACCATGCTCGTCGACGACGATCCGAGGATGTACCTCTACGGCGCGCTGTTCGCGCTCGTGATTGGCCTCTTGGCCAGCGCCATCCCGGCCGTGCGCGGCTCGCGCATCGAGCCCGTCGACGTGCTTCGCGGCATGGTGACCTGA
- a CDS encoding protein kinase: MPNDAPTSRRETLPSGEVTGTLRPGETFAERYRLEDRVGSGGMGELFRAFDTRLQRRVALKVLRRDRNEGSDSGQSAPTTGKTVSEASARILREARAAAALNHPNVVAIHDVGERDGVPFIAMEYVKGKSLRAFVGSPTPSFETRLEWVIDVARALGAAHDRGLVHRDIKPDNVMIRDDGVVKVLDFGIARYHKAIPDSAAELRTYPTMNESGERGTNDVPGPRVLGTPGYMAPEQIRGEACDGRADQFSWGVMAYELFTGKLPWSTDRGTFYVLTSVLADEVRPLANVPFQISQTILRALEKKPQDRFDSMAELIAACGVRTPSRVDAPGATDVTALLQANTGEAQMVDPHLVQQVQRDVPSTAPKVKTVPSVVPFSRALAVGAVLGVAAASIFMVRSFSQREGAPAPTAASSVAAHPPSAPTATLVTELEASPTCSRAAVGRYHEGLTAMREATWELAMRSFEKAVEEDPKCPEAQLQLLLTGYFRYSITREREQFRHANALRDEMNERNRVFLDALAPLVSWEPADREEAARRADAATARFPSDAQMLTVMAMVKSFAAHEVSTIEQARELGRRATELDPKDADAWQTQAVALVRLGKLDEGMAALDKCLEVAPGSGDCLEDRIRILRLRGQCAAASAAARRWIANVPTSSGAYRHLANALASEGAPVESVEAALEQYRNNVSEEARKTSYMYHRLRLAALAGDFVNAEKMEERLSAEWKDSANVYDHVRTATLRMDLMAEEGKPARAAAIAEQFFRRRDAWTEGFWSTTMYEPYLLATLLQQGTIPEERWRTLTEKWEKDAAPTVSKTWGLRWGPVSMTRKQAAEIWKTRPTGELAAGSLEQPMSLRAISDSFEGRVAMMAGEYKQAIALLEPATKSCDSLEEPFTTTRAHLWLGQAKEEAGDTPGACAAYGEVLRRWADAKPRSITAEVAKRRRLALGCK; encoded by the coding sequence ATGCCGAACGATGCGCCCACTTCCCGTCGCGAGACGCTTCCCTCGGGAGAGGTGACCGGGACGCTACGACCGGGCGAGACCTTTGCGGAACGTTACCGGTTGGAAGACCGCGTGGGCTCCGGCGGCATGGGGGAACTCTTTCGAGCGTTCGACACGCGGCTCCAGCGTCGGGTGGCCTTGAAGGTATTGCGCCGTGACCGCAACGAGGGGAGCGATTCCGGCCAGAGTGCACCGACCACCGGGAAGACGGTGTCCGAAGCCTCGGCGCGCATCCTGCGAGAGGCCCGGGCGGCGGCGGCGCTCAACCATCCCAACGTGGTCGCAATCCACGATGTCGGCGAACGCGATGGCGTGCCGTTCATCGCGATGGAGTACGTCAAGGGCAAGTCACTGCGCGCGTTCGTGGGCTCGCCGACGCCATCGTTCGAGACGCGGCTCGAGTGGGTGATCGACGTGGCGCGTGCCCTCGGGGCCGCGCACGACCGGGGCCTCGTGCACCGCGACATCAAGCCCGACAATGTGATGATCCGCGACGACGGCGTGGTGAAGGTGCTCGACTTCGGCATCGCGCGCTACCACAAGGCGATCCCCGACAGCGCCGCGGAGCTTCGCACCTATCCGACCATGAACGAGTCGGGCGAGCGCGGCACGAACGACGTGCCCGGGCCGCGTGTGCTGGGAACACCCGGCTACATGGCGCCGGAACAGATCCGCGGCGAGGCATGCGACGGGCGAGCGGACCAGTTCTCCTGGGGCGTGATGGCCTACGAGCTGTTCACGGGGAAGCTGCCTTGGTCGACGGACCGTGGGACGTTTTACGTTCTGACCTCGGTGCTCGCCGACGAGGTAAGGCCGCTGGCCAATGTGCCGTTCCAGATCTCCCAAACGATTTTGCGCGCGCTCGAGAAGAAGCCGCAAGACCGCTTCGACTCGATGGCCGAGCTCATTGCGGCGTGCGGCGTTCGCACACCGTCGCGGGTGGATGCGCCCGGTGCCACCGATGTGACGGCGCTCTTGCAGGCGAACACCGGCGAGGCGCAGATGGTGGACCCGCATCTGGTGCAACAGGTGCAGCGCGACGTGCCATCGACGGCGCCCAAGGTCAAGACGGTGCCCTCGGTGGTGCCGTTTTCGCGGGCGCTGGCGGTGGGGGCCGTGTTGGGCGTGGCCGCGGCGAGCATCTTCATGGTGCGCTCGTTCTCGCAGCGCGAGGGCGCGCCTGCACCTACGGCTGCATCGAGCGTGGCGGCGCACCCGCCGAGCGCGCCCACGGCGACCTTGGTGACCGAGCTCGAGGCGTCGCCTACGTGCTCGCGCGCGGCCGTGGGGCGTTACCACGAGGGCCTGACGGCCATGCGCGAGGCCACGTGGGAGCTGGCCATGCGCTCCTTCGAGAAGGCGGTCGAAGAGGATCCCAAGTGCCCGGAGGCGCAGTTGCAGCTGCTGCTCACGGGCTACTTTCGCTACAGCATCACGCGCGAACGCGAGCAGTTTCGCCATGCGAATGCCCTGCGCGACGAGATGAACGAGCGCAATCGCGTGTTCCTCGATGCGCTGGCCCCTCTCGTGTCGTGGGAGCCGGCGGATCGCGAAGAGGCGGCGCGGCGGGCCGATGCGGCGACGGCGCGCTTTCCGAGCGATGCGCAGATGCTGACGGTGATGGCGATGGTGAAGTCGTTCGCCGCGCACGAGGTGTCGACCATCGAGCAAGCGCGCGAGCTCGGGCGTCGTGCGACGGAGCTCGATCCGAAAGACGCCGATGCGTGGCAGACGCAGGCCGTCGCGCTGGTGCGCCTGGGCAAGCTCGACGAGGGCATGGCCGCCTTGGACAAATGCCTGGAGGTGGCCCCCGGCTCGGGCGACTGCCTGGAGGATCGCATTCGCATTCTGCGGCTGCGCGGGCAATGTGCGGCCGCGAGTGCAGCGGCGCGGCGCTGGATTGCCAATGTGCCGACCAGCTCGGGCGCCTACCGCCACCTGGCCAATGCGCTCGCCTCGGAGGGCGCGCCGGTGGAATCCGTGGAGGCGGCGCTCGAGCAATACCGCAACAACGTGTCCGAGGAGGCGCGTAAGACCTCGTACATGTATCACCGGCTTCGTTTGGCCGCGCTCGCGGGGGACTTCGTCAACGCGGAAAAGATGGAAGAGCGGCTCTCCGCCGAGTGGAAGGACTCGGCCAATGTGTACGATCACGTTCGCACCGCGACCCTGCGCATGGACTTGATGGCCGAGGAAGGAAAGCCGGCCCGCGCCGCGGCCATCGCCGAGCAATTCTTCCGCCGAAGGGATGCGTGGACGGAGGGCTTCTGGAGCACCACGATGTACGAGCCCTACCTTCTCGCAACCTTGCTGCAACAGGGGACCATCCCCGAAGAGCGCTGGCGCACGCTCACGGAAAAGTGGGAAAAAGATGCCGCCCCCACCGTGAGCAAGACGTGGGGCCTTCGTTGGGGCCCGGTGAGCATGACGCGCAAGCAAGCCGCCGAGATCTGGAAGACCCGCCCCACCGGCGAGCTGGCGGCAGGCTCGCTGGAGCAGCCCATGTCCCTGCGCGCCATTTCGGACAGCTTCGAAGGCCGCGTGGCCATGATGGCGGGCGAGTACAAGCAAGCCATTGCGCTGCTCGAACCCGCGACCAAGAGTTGCGACAGCCTCGAAGAGCCCTTCACCACCACGCGGGCCCATCTCTGGCTCGGGCAAGCCAAAGAAGAAGCCGGCGACACCCCCGGGGCATGCGCCGCCTACGGCGAAGTGCTCCGCCGCTGGGCTGACGCCAAGCCCCGATCCATCACCGCCGAAGTAGCCAAACGCCGTCGCCTCGCCCTGGGTTGCAAGTAG
- a CDS encoding PIN domain-containing protein, which yields MFPSAPFRVVLDANVLFPSTLRDTLLRAAEAGVYQLYWSATILEEMRRNLVSTGRVAEEKAQRLVTVMCEAFPEAMVVGHEPLIDRMPNDPKDIVLAEL from the coding sequence ATGTTTCCCTCAGCACCCTTTCGCGTTGTCCTCGACGCCAACGTGCTGTTTCCAAGTACCCTCCGCGACACGCTGTTGCGTGCCGCCGAGGCTGGCGTGTACCAGCTCTATTGGTCTGCGACGATCCTCGAGGAGATGCGCCGAAACCTCGTCAGTACCGGAAGGGTCGCCGAGGAGAAGGCGCAAAGGCTGGTCACCGTAATGTGTGAGGCGTTCCCGGAAGCCATGGTGGTCGGACATGAGCCGCTGATCGACCGGATGCCGAACGATCCTAAAGATATCGTGCTCGCCGAGCTTTAG